In a genomic window of Erigeron canadensis isolate Cc75 chromosome 5, C_canadensis_v1, whole genome shotgun sequence:
- the LOC122599747 gene encoding U5 small nuclear ribonucleoprotein 40 kDa protein, producing the protein MQAGEGALSVMGPRPMDITYSSQQNTMGSGPNGTQRTSCLLSPIMLLSGHQSAVYTMKFNPAGTTIASGSHDREIFLWHVTGECKNYMVLKGHKNAVLDLEWNSDGSQIISASSDKTLRAWDVETGKQIKKMSEHSSFVNSCSPSRRGPPLVVSGSDDGTAKLWDLRQRGAIQTFPDKYQVTAVAFSDASDKIYSGGIDNVVKVWDIRRNEVTMTLEGHQNTITGMQLSPDGSYLLTNGMDCTLRIWDMRPYAPQNRCVKIMEGHQHNVEQNLLKCSWSSDGSKVTAGSSDRMVYIWDTTSRRILYKLPGHSGSVNECVFHPSEPIIGSCSSDKQIYLGEI; encoded by the coding sequence ATGCAAGCTGGTGAAGGTGCCCTGTCTGTTATGGGTCCACGACCAATGGACATAACATACAGTAGTCAGCAGAATACGATGGGCAGTGGGCCGAATGGGACTCAAAGAACATCATGTTTATTGTCACCTATCATGTTGCTGTCTGGTCATCAGAGCGCGGTCTACACTATGAAGTTTAATCCTGCAGGAACAACAATTGCTTCCGGGTCTCATGACAGAGAAATCTTCCTTTGGCACGTGACTGGTGAATGTAAGAACTATATGGTTCTGAAAGGGCACAAGAATGCCGTGTTGGATCTTGAGTGGAATAGTGATGGATCGCAGATTATTTCTGCTAGTTCAGACAAGACGTTAAGGGCTTGGGATGTGGAGACGGGGAAACAAATAAAGAAGATGTCTGAGCATTCCTCTTTTGTGAATTCATGCAGCCCGTCTCGCAGGGGTCCTCCTCTTGTTGTGAGTGGATCAGATGATGGGACCGCTAAGCTCTGGGATTTACGTCAAAGGGGTGCTATACAGACTTTTCCAGATAAATATCAGGTTACAGCTGTTGCCTTTTCCGATGCATCGGACAAGATATACAGTGGTGGAATTGACAATGTTGTCAAAGTGTGGGATATTAGGAGAAATGAGGTGACTATGACTCTTGAAGGTCATCAGAATACGATAACGGGTATGCAACTAAGCCCTGATGGGTCATACCTGCTTACTAATGGAATGGACTGTACTCTTCGTATATGGGATATGCGTCCATATGCACCGCAGAATCGTTGTGTTAAGATAATGGAGGGACACCAGCACAATGTGGAGCAGAATCTTCTTAAGTGTAGCTGGTCATCGGATGGGAGCAAGGTTACTGCTGGCAGCTCTGATCGGATGGTGTATATTTGGGATACCACTTCACGACGCATACTATATAAACTTCCTGGCCATAGTGGATCAGTCAATGAATGTGTTTTTCACCCTTCTGAACCTATTATAGGATCTTGCAGCAGTGATAAACAGATTTATCTTGGGGAAATCTAA